One Drechmeria coniospora strain ARSEF 6962 chromosome 01, whole genome shotgun sequence genomic region harbors:
- a CDS encoding MFS efflux transporter: MDGTDGVRTYDIGYGVVSLIFVGQAVGFVVAAVVLDLLHAKLRRAKLLGLGQTLMTCAYVPLIATAPFAVVVCCFSLVGFGIAINVAMGNTFCGGLQNGTFMLGLLHGSYGLGGTTGPLIATALVTVAGAVWSRYYLLTLGIGVVTLALSLWSFWHFEREQDAAASERGARANDSSLLLGMFSALRLRVVLLGAVFIFAYQGAEVSISGWVISFLINTRGGDPGSVGYVSAGFWAGITLGRFCLSAPAQRIGEKTFVYGLVVGAVAFEMLVWLVPNIVGDAVAVSIVGLLLGPVYPCAAAVFMRGMSRRDALSGISTISACGSLGGAVAPFVTGLLAEAVGTYVLHPIVIALFFVMLLCWWGIPSESKRDE; encoded by the coding sequence ATGGATGGGACTGACGGCGTCAGAACGTACGATATCGGCTACGGCGTCGTGTCTCTCATATTTGTCGGCCAAGCCGttggcttcgtcgtcgccgccgtagTCCTCGACCTGCTGCACGCCAAGCTGAGACGGGCGAAGTTGCTGGGTCTCGGCCAGACGCTCATGACGTGTGCCTACGTGCCTCTCATCGCCACGGCAccctttgccgtcgtcgtctgctgcttctccttggtcggcttcggcatcgccatcaacGTCGCCATGGGCAACACCTTTTGCGGCGGCCTGCAGAACGGCACTTTCAtgctcggcctgctgcaCGGAAGctacggcctcggcggcacgaCGGGCCCGCTGATCGCGACGGcgctcgtcaccgtcgcagGCGCCGTCTGGAGCCGCTACTACCTGCTCacgctcggcatcggcgtggTGACGCTCGCGCTGTCGCTGTGGTCCTTTTGGCACTTTGAGCGAGAGCAAGATGCCGCCGCGAGCGAACGTGGGGCCCGGGCGAACGACTCTTCCCTGCTGCTGGGCATGTTCTCGGCCCTCCGCCTGCGCGTCGTcttgctcggcgccgtcttcATCTTTGCCTACCAAGGAGCCGAGGTTTCCATCTCGGGCTGGGTCATCTCCTTCCTCATCAAcacccgcggcggcgaccccGGCTCCGTCGGCTACGTCTCCGCCGGCTTCTGGGCGGGCATCACCCTCGGCCGCTTCTGcctgtcggcgccggcgcagcGGATCGGCGAGAAGACTTTCGTCTacgggctcgtcgtcggcgccgtggcgTTTGAGATGCTCGTCTGGCTCGTGCCCAACattgtcggcgacgccgttgccgtgtccatcgtcggcttGCTGCTGGGCCCCGTCTAcccctgcgccgccgccgtcttcatGCGCGGCATGTCGAGGCGCGACGCCCTGAGCGGCATCAGCACCATCAGCGCCTGCGGCAGCTTGGGCGGAGCGGTGGCGCCGTTCGTCACGGGActgctggccgaggccgtcggcacgTACGTGCTGCATCCGATTGTGATTGCCCTCTTTTTCGTCATGCTTCTGTGCTGGTGGGGCATCCCGTCGGAGAGCAAGAGGGACGAGTGA
- a CDS encoding saccharopine dehydrogenase, with protein sequence MTSVIHLRAETKPFERRSPLSPETAKALIGAGYVVRVEVSPDRIYNDDEFKAVGAEIVPAGSWVDAPVDNVILGLKELPADGTPLPHTYIHFAHCFKKQDGWATELSRFAKADGLLYDLEFLVNEKGARVAAFGFSAGFSGTALALLAWAHQLLHPGVPQGAVPAFDSASDLMDLVRSSVKEALPLNNGEYPRLMIIGALGRCGKGAAECCVAAGIPETSVLKWDLPETSRGGPFREIVDVDVLLNCVYLGAHRVPPFTTLESLSTPERRLRVICDVSCDPNSENNPIPVYSGYSSFDKPTTAASGTLEGPELRIIAIDHLPTMIAREASDEYSGLLLPSLLQLRNRDKDGVWTRAEKTYRERVAELP encoded by the exons ATGACGTCTGTTATTCACTTGAGGGCCGAGACCAAGCCCTTTGAGCGGCGCTCTCCAC TGTCGCCCGAGACGGCCAAAGCTCTCATCGGCGCCGGGTACGTCGTGCGAGTCGAAGTGTCGCCCGATCGCATCTACAATGACGACGAGTTCAaggccgtcggtgccgagaTTGTCCCTGCCGGGTCGTGGGTCGACGCTCCCGTGGACaacgtcatcctcggcctgAAGGAGCTCCCGGCAGACGGCA CACCCTTGCCGCATACCTACATTCACTTTGCCCACTGTTTCAAGAAGCAGGATGGATGGGCCACGGAGCTCTCGCGCttcgccaaggccgacggtCTGCTCTACGACCTCGAATTCCTCGTCAACGAGAAAGGTGCGCGCGTGGCGGCCTTTGGCTTCAGCGCCGGCTTCTCCGGcaccgccttggccttgttgGCTTGGGCGCATCAACTTCTTCACCCTGGCGTCCCCCAAGGCGCCGTGCCGGCATTCGACTCGGCCTCTGATCTGATGGACCTCGTTCGATCGTCGGTCAAGGAAGCGCTGCCGCTGAACAACGGCGAGTACCCCCGTCTCATGATCATTGGGGCCCTGGGTCGTTGCGGCAAAGGTGCAGCCGAGTGTTGCGTTGCCGCCGGAATCCCCGAGACGTCGGTTCTCAAATGGGACCTGCCCGAGACCAGCCGTGGCGGACCCTTTCGCGaaatcgtcgacgtcgacgtcctcctgAACTGCGTCTATCTGGGGGCGCACCGAGTCCCGCCTTTTACGACACTCGAATCGCTGTCGACGCCCGAGAGGCGGCTTCGCGTCATTTGCGATGTGAGCTGCGACCCGAACAGCGAGAACAACCCGATTCCCGTCTATTCCGGATACAGCTCCTTTGACAAGCCGACCACGGCGGCATCGGGCACGCTGGAGGGACCTGAGCTGCGCATCATCGCCATTGATCACCTCCCGACCATGATTGCTCGCGAGGCAAGCGACGAGTATTCCGGCTTGCTTCTCCCCAGTCTTTTGCAACTGCGGAATCGTGACAAGGATGGCGTCTGGACTCGGGCAGAAAAGACGTATCGGGAGCGGGTGGCAGAACTGCCGTAG
- a CDS encoding mitochondrial inner membrane protein, which produces MQPLGRSAAMAVRANGSRLFLPAIGTSSMALKPASCSRRRRPIASPPKPFSSPYSRAYSTPGSTNPPPEDAGKGGKGAAGGSEATEGNPSRLEEPPERSSPSSELTSRLTRNNLNQRVNDIIGDIQSRVLNAATTFNDITGYSDIEGIKAENEALEGKLADAQSRVRAARAAHTTAYTKRDKAKREVATLLARQDSWSPQDLERFTDLYKTDHVLQAEATKAQDMLSEAEAEEQKLAKRLNSGIQKRYHEEQIWSDRIRRASRWSTLGLMGMNFLLFIVLHFVAEPWKREKLVKGVVAEEMAVLEEVRNGLEAVKLRLEQQTTAAEAPASLPATAHDAESRPAPALNGALEGPWQDLLLDPRRWQLVVADLCSERRIDVRMKDASLLALEAALAGAAIAGGLTTLYVRRT; this is translated from the coding sequence ATGCAGCCCTTGGGTCGCTCGGCTGCGATGGCCGTGCGGGCAAACGGCAGCCGGTTGTTTCTACCAGCCATCGGCACAAGCTCGATGGCCCTGAAGCCGGCTTCttgctctcgccgccgacggccaatTGCATCCCCGCCAAAGCCCTTTTCGAGTCCATATTCGAGAGCGTACTCGACGCCTGGCTCGACGAACCCCCCGCCAGAGGACGCGGGAAAAGGTGGCAAAGGTGCAGCTGGTGGCTCCGAAGCGACAGAGGGCAATCCTTCACGGCTGGAGGAACCCCCCGAAAGgtcgtctccgtcatcgGAGCTGACGTCCAGACTGACGCGAAACAACCTCAACCAAAGAGTAAACGACATCATCGGCGACATTCAATCACGCGTCCTCAacgcggcgacgaccttCAACGACATCACCGGCTACTCCGACATCGAGGGCATCAAGGCCGAGAACGAGGCTCTCGAAGGCAAGCTCGCGGATGCGCAGTCCCGGGTCCgcgccgcccgcgccgcccaCACGACCGCCTACACGAAGCGGGACAAGGCGAAGCGCGAGGTGGCCACCCTGCTCGCCCGGCAGGACTCATGGTCCCCGCAGGATCTGGAACGGTTCACGGACCTCTACAAGACGGACCATGTGCTGCAGGCGGAGGCGACCAAGGCCCAGGACATGCtgagcgaggccgaggccgaggagcagaagCTTGCCAAGAGGCTCAACTCGGGCATACAAAAGAGGTATCACGAGGAGCAGATATGGAGCGACCGCATACGGAGGGCCAGCCGGTGGTCGACACTTGGCCTCATGGGCATGAACTTTTTGCTCTTCATCGTCTTGCatttcgtcgccgagccgtGGAAACGGGAGAAGCTCGTaaagggcgtcgtcgccgaggagatggccgTCCTCGAAGAGGTCCGCAacgggctcgaggccgtcaagcTGAGACTGGAGCAGCAaacgacggcagccgaggcgccggcgtcgcttCCCGCGACGGCCCACGACGCCGAGTCgcggccggcaccggcccTCAACGGCGCGCTCGAGGGCCCCTGGCAggacctgctgctcgaccCGAGGCGGTGGCAGCTTGTGGTGGCAGACCTCTGCAGCGAACGGAGGATAGACGTGCGCATGAAGGATGCCTCCCTGctcgcgctcgaggccgccttggcgggcgccgccatcgccggcgggTTGACCACGTTATATGTACGGAGGACCTGA
- a CDS encoding topoisomerase II-associated protein PAT1 produces the protein MSFFGFDATGGRHNTTAPGFSQSHDPFASLAGRGDLVDEALEFEDTYDGLGDQLDETDDAFNDDTFGGDTAVTGKVGKDFDFFGQTAKVSDAIEEEQLRYHLQPPKGSVAQAHPQAHAHAHAHAHVEAHPMAHPMAAYQQNQYYDQQQQQRPARTGYEKYRDEPMPDLHVDQSIWGMGPAKTAAPAAQPATHVVPAPAPAGRKMMSLEEVEAAMQAQSVQKDPVQHPVPEPAMYFQDAAGYQAAHQQQQPQPHPGHGHPVTILQRPQSLQPKPSASPAKTATPPLQQTQQQRQQGPMQPMQILQNPNRTPGDAARVGLDQQPSQSQGLGPLMQQMHAHPQLMHMSEDEKAAFLDQEMKRAKRNHKIWLLSKDNGFMTPHDKNFITRIQLQQLVSATGNSGERGIDDSLAEDFYFQVYSHIRAGQRQNPGQPLSNFAQTYLLQTGKRQSGMRRHGRPAQTHMQRMEQQVQRAVEAAKNKPKNPQLVIAGSLGKISFSNAKTPKPLLNIKRPESETGRPVGNKKPAAQNGLDRKRILRNVEMVYTTLMKIEDHVRLLPPPLSGPDAELQKKHEEWAAALEAFNAKLWSELKVHEPIGATALHPFIAFLSCAKGKKAIPRIFPHLSFEQRTTILTMIVYHLDQLDVVDGAAVSNGETHLNSRMRENIELFISTVMPSLMQYFNDTGLDIVDGVLNLMATKLNVDLIVRTRIGVSMLTLILSRAVLLKQTGAGSPEQWEKWYDDTLAELEPSLPAMFPGSVNAGVDVYVWQLLAAMGVSATHDQQTRLVLAVKDRVLDTVTLSKTLPPAMAAERLGSVNLFMRSIGLDVELLQ, from the exons ATGTCCTTTTTTGGCTTCGACGCCACAGGTGGTCGTCACAACACGACGGCCCCTGGCTTCTCCCAATCTCACGATCCTTTTGCCAGCCTTGCTGGTCGCGGCGATCTTGTTGACGAAGCACTCGAGTTCGAAGATACCTACGACGGGCTCGGCGACCAGCTGGACGAGACTGACGATGCCTTTAACGACGACACCTTTGGTGGCGACACCGCCGTCACCGGCAAGGTCGGCAAAGACTTTGATTTTTTCGGCCAGACGGCCAAGGTATCCGACGCGATTGAGGAGGAACAACTTCGGTACCACCTACAGCCCCCCAAGGGCAGTGTCGCTCAGGCCCATCCCCAggcccatgcccatgcccatgcccatgcccatgtTGAGGCCCATCCGATGGCCCATCCGATGGCTGCCTATCAGCAGAATCAATACTAtgaccagcagcagcagcagcgaccCGCTCGTACGGGGTACGAAAAGTATCGCGACGAGCCCATGCCCGACCTGCACGTTGACCAAAGCATCTGGGGAATGGGCCCGGCCAAAACCGCCGCGCCTGCTGCCCAGCCGGCCACCCACGTCgtccccgcccccgcccccgcgGGCAGGAAGATGATGAGCCTGGAGGAAGTTGAAGCGGCCATGCAAGCCCAATCGGTCCAGAAAGACCCTGTCCAGCATCCGGTGCCCGAGCCGGCCATGTACTTTCAAGATGCGGCGGGGTACCAAGCTGctcatcagcagcagcagccgcagccgcatcCTGGCCACGGCCATCCCGTCACCATTCTGCAGCGCCCTCAAAGCCTGCAGCCGAAGCCTTCGGCCAGCCCCGCcaagacggcgacgccgcctcTGCAGCAGACGCAGCAGCAACGCCAGCAGGGCCCCATGCAGCCGATGCAAATTCTCCAGAACCCGAACCGCACTCCTGGGGATGCTGCGCGCGTAGGCTTGGACCAGCAGCCAAGCCAGTCTCAGGGGTTGGGCCCCCTCATGCAGCAGATGCATGCGCACCCGCAGCTCATGCACATGTCCGAGGACGAAAAGGCTGCCTTTCTCGACCAAGAGATGAAGCGCGCGAAGCGAAACCACAAGATCTGGCTGCTGTCCAAGGACAACGGCTTCATGACGCCCCACGACAAGAATTTCATCACCCGCATCCAGCTTCAGCAACTCGTTTCGGCCACGGGAAATTCCGGAGAGCGGGGCATCGACGactccctcgccgaggacttTTACTTCCAGGTGTACAGCCATATCCGTGCGGGACAGCGACAGAATCCTGGCCAGCCGTTGAGCAACTTTGCCCAGACGTACCTCCTCCAGACGGGAAAGCGCCAGAGCGGCATGCGCAGACACGGTCGACCGGCGCAGACCCACATGCAGAGGATGGAGCAGCAGGTCCagagggccgtcgaggcggccaagaacaAGCCCAAGAACCCGcagctcgtcatcgccggcagTTTGGGCAAGATTTCCTTCAGCAACGCCAAGACTCCCAAGCCGCTCCTCAACATCAAACGACCCGAGAGCGAGACGGGCCGACCGGTCGGCAACAAGAAGCCCGCTGCCCAAAACGGCCTCGACCGCAAGAGGATCCTGCGCAACGTGGAGATGGTCTACACGACGCTCATGAAGATTGAGGACCACGTCCGTctgcttccgccgccgctttCCGGCCCGGATGCGGAGTTGCAGAAGAAGCACGAGGAGTGGGCCGCCGCGCTCGAGGCGTTCAACGCGAAGCTCTGGAGCGAACTAAAGGTTCACGAGCCGATCGGCGCGACGGCACTCCATCCCTTCATCGCGTTCTTGTCTTGCGCCAAGGGCAAGAAGGCCATCCCGCGCATCTTCCCGCACCTCAGTTTCGAGCAGCGCACGACGATTTTGACCATGATCGTCTATCATCTTGACCAGTTGGACGTCGTTGACGGGGCCGCCGTCAGCAACGGGGAGACGCATCTCAACTCGAGGATGCGAGAAAACATAGAGCTGTTCATCTCGACCGTCATGCCGTCGCTGATGCAGTACTTCAACGACACGGGCCTGGAcattgtcgacggcgtcctcaACTTGATGGCGACCAAGCTGAACGTGGACCTGATTGTGAGGACGAGGATTGGAGTCTCCATGCTCACCTTGATCTTGAGCCGCGCCGTGCTTCTGAAGCAAaccggcgccggcagccCCGAGCAGTGGGAGAAATGGTACGACGACACCCTCGCCGAG CTTGAGCCATCGCTGCCGGCCATGTTCCCGGGCAGCGtcaacgccggcgtcgacgtctaTGTCTGGCAGCTGCTGGCCGCCATGGGGGTCAGCGCGACGCACGACCAGCAGACGCGccttgtcctcgccgtcaaggACCGCGTCCTCGACACGGTTACGCTGTCCAAGACTCTCccgcccgccatggccgccgagcgaCTCGGCAGCGTCAACCTCTTCATGCGCTCCATCGGCTTGGACGTGGAGCTGCTTCAGTAA
- a CDS encoding 37S ribosomal protein S12, whose product MVGSILRHVWSPPARRSLLAVVARPATTAPRPGSRPPASRASSTILRQVACFSTTPARSATLNQVLRGIRKGKRARHAVSPALSNTRCPALKGVCLRVGVVRPKKPNSGERKTARVKLSTGAVVTAYIPGEGHNIQQHSVVLVRGGRAQDCPGVRYHLVRGALDLVRTPMLHACTASLTARQAAASEANRE is encoded by the coding sequence ATGGTTGGCTCTATCCTGCGACACGTTTGGTCCCCTCCAGCAAGGCGgagcctcctcgccgtcgtggcgagACCGGCGACAACAGCACCGAGGCCGGGCTCGAGACCACCAGCCTCACGCGCGAGCAGCACCATCCTTCGTCAAGTTGCCTGCTTCTCGACCACGCCCGCCCGCTCCGCGACGCTCAACCAGGTGCTCCGTGGCATCCGCAAGGGCAAGCGCGCCCGTCacgccgtctcgccggcgcTCTCCAACACACGCTGCCCCGCGCTCAAGGGCGTCTGCCTCCGCGTCGGTGTCGTACGCCCCAAGAAGCCCAACTCGGGCGAGCGAAAGACGGCTCGTGTCAAGCTCTcgaccggcgccgtcgtcaccgcctaCATTCCCGGTGAAGGTCACAACATTCAGCAACAcagcgtcgtcctcgtccgcggcgGCAGGGCCCAGGATTGCCCCGGTGTGCGGTATCATTTGGTCCGCGGCGCGCTGGATTTGGTACGCACACCCATGCTGCATGCTTGCACCGCGTCGTTGACTGCCCGTCAAGCTGCTGCGTCCGAGGCTAACCGGGAATAA
- a CDS encoding protein kinase C, translated as MSPVTCSLFTVSVSCPFARRPVRDLPVALTPLRPALPDDSINSPNLRKPLSGRLAIRVTGVKGVDHAATGRFARGPESFVAVKVEDTVMARTKVSRNDRWENEQHAIDVDKANEIEVTVYDKPAEHPIPIGLLWIRISDIVEEMRRKRIEAEMNFSGWVSADQMGHPTSPPTQFPMSPSQASFGPGASGPQQQPGQYGAPGPQPQVNVGPIDGWFNLEPTGQIQLQMSFVKQNKDTRHVDLGLGRKGAVRQRKEEVHEMYGHKFVQHQFYNIMRCALCGDFLKYSAGMQCEDCKYTCHNKCYPSVVTKCISKSNAETDPEEEKINHRIPHRFQPFSNMTANWCCHCGYILPFGKKNCRKCTECGLTSHAQCVHLVPDFCGMSMAVANQILEGIRVQKQRQAKATSLTDRTLRPGANKLNSSGTTHSASASLSSFTSPANVSPVSSDATEAAKLMYANLPSSQRPAGPGRISSTPAAAAAATAAMSGAAGGYPHRASDYGRYGGTYDQPPPQQQQQQQQQQEDPYAQAGQYGPGQPQQRKYNPADYANLNAPYGGQPPAQMRPQQQQPAQMVPQQQQQQQPPPQQQQAYPSLAPAMKPQAQEPLVQRPTSLPVSGQRKQLPSAQDPGTGQRIGLDHFNFLAVLGKGNFGKVMLAETKRSRRLYAIKVLKKEFIIENDEVESIKSEKRVFLIANKERHPFLTNLHACFQTETRVYFVMEYVSGGDLMLHIQRGQFGTKRAQFYAAEVCLALKYFHENGVIYRDLKLDNIMLTLDGHIKVADYGLCKEDMWYGSTTSTFCGTPEFMAPEILLDKKYGRAVDWWAFGVLIYQMLLQQSPFRGEDEDEIYDAILADEPLYPIHMPRDSVSILQKLLTREPDQRLGSGPTDAQEVMSQPFFRNINWDDIYYKRVQPPFKPTIKNATDTSNFDSEFTSVTPVLTPVQSVLSQAMQEEFRGFSYTADFE; from the exons aTGTCCCCTGTCACCTGTTCCTTGTTCACTGTCTCCGTATCCTGTCCCTTCGCGCGCCGCCCCGTTCGTGACCTGCCCGTTGCGCTGACACCCCTACGTCCTGCACTTCCAGATGACTCCATCAACTCGCCCAATCTTCGCAAGCCCCTCAGCGGCCGGCTCGCCATTCGCGTCACGGGCGTCAAGGGCGTCGATCATGCAGCCACCGGCCGCTTCGCCCGCGGGCCCGAatccttcgtcgccgtcaaggtgGAAGACACCGTCATGGCACGGACCAAGGTCTCCCGCAACGACCGCTGGGAAAACGAGCAGCATGCGATTGATGTTGACAAGGCCAACGAGATCGAGGTGACCGTCTACGATAAGCCTGCCGAGCATCCCATCCCCATCGGCCTGCTCTGGATCAGGATATCGGACATCGTCGAGGAGATGCGCCGCAAGAggatcgaggccgagatgaaCTTTTCCGGCTGGGTTTCCGCCGACCAGATGGGCCATCCGACCTCGCCCCCCACCCAGTTTCCCATGAGCCCTTCCCAGGCGTCCTTTGGCCCCGGCGCCTCGGgcccgcagcagcagcccggCCAGTACGGCGCCCCGGGTCCCCAGCCTCAGGTCAACGTCGGTCCCATCGACGGCTGGTTCAACCTGGAGCCCACCGGTCAGATACAGCTCCAGATGAGCTTCGTCAAGCAGAACAAGGACACGCGCCACGTCGACCTGGGTCTCGGACGCAAGGGCGCCGTCCGCCAGCGCAAGGAGGAGGTCCACGAAATGTACGGCCACAAGTTTGTCCAGCACCAGTTCTACAACATCATGCGCTGCGCCCTCTGCGGAGATTTTCTCAAGTACTCGGCCGGCATGCAGTGCGAggactgcaagtacacttgtCACAACAAGTGTTACCCGAGCGTCGTCACCAAATGCATCAGCAAGAGCAATGCGGAGACGGAccccgaggaggagaagatcAACCACCGCATCCCGCACAGGTTCCAGCCCTTCTCCAACATGACGGCCAACTGGTGCTGCCACTGCGGCTACATCCTGCCCTTTGGCAAGAAAAACTGCAGAAAGTGCACAG AGTGCGGCCTCACGTCGCACGCCCAGTGCGTCCACCTCGTTCCCGACTTCTGTGGCATGTCCATGGCTGTCGCGAACCAGATTCTCGAGGGCATACGGGTCCAGAAGCAGCGGCAGGCGAAGGCGACATCCCTCACGGACAGGACCCTGCGACCGGGAGCAAACAAGTTGAACTCGTCGGGCACTACGcactcggcctcggcctccttgtcCAGCTTCACCTCTCCCGCAAACGTCAGCCCCGTGTCTTCCGACGCGACCGAGGCAGCCAAGCTCATGTACGCGAACCTGCCTTCGTCTCAGCGTCCAGCCGGCCCCGGTCGAATCTCCTCGACCCCCGCAGCGGctgccgcggcgacggcagccatGTCGGGCGCCGCCGGAGGGTATCCCCACCGGGCATCAGACTACGGACGTTATGGCGGCACCTACGATCAACCGCCaccccagcagcagcagcagcaacagcagcagcaagaggACCCCTACGCGCAGGCCGGACAGTACGGACCAGGGCAACCGCAGCAGCGCAAGTACAATCCTGCCGACTACGCGAACCTCAACGCGCCCTATGGCGGCCAGCCTCCCGCCCAAATGCGGCCTCAGCAGCAACAGCCTGCGCAGATGGTGCctcagcagcaacagcagcaacaaccgccgccgcagcagcagcaggcatACCCCTCGCTTGCTCCCGCGATGAAGCCGCAAGCGCAGGAACCGCTGGTCCAGAGACCTACCTCGTTACCAGTCTCCGGACAGCGGAAACAGCTGCCCTCGGCGCAGGATCCCGGCACTGGCCAGCGCATCGGCTTGGATCACTTCAACTTCCTCGCCGTGCTCGGTAAAGGCAACTTCGGAAAAGTCATGCTTGCAGAGACGAAACGGTCGAGGCGTCTCTACGCCATCAAGGTCCTCAAGAAGGAGTTCATCATTGAGAATGACGAGGTGGAAAGCATAAAATCCGAGAAGCGCGTCTTCTTGATCGCAAACAAGGAGAGGCACCCGTTCCTGACAAACTTGCACGCCTGCTTCCAGACGGAAACGCGTGTGTACTTTGTCATGGAGTATGTCAGCGGTGGTGATTTGATGCTGCATATCCAGCGAGGCCAGTTTGGCACCAAGCGAGCCCA GTTCTATGCCGCTGAGGTGTGCCTGGCACTCAAGTACTTTCACGAGAACGGCGTCATCTATCGTGATCTGAAGCTCGACAACATCATGCTGACGCTTGACGGACACATCAAGGTTGCTGATTACGGTCTCTGCAAAGAGGACATGTGGTACGGATCGACAACCAGCACCTTCTGCGGAACTCCCGAGTTCATGGCGCCGGAG ATTCTTCTGGATAAGAAGTATGGCCGGGCCGTTGACTGGTGGGCCTTTGGCGTCTTGATTTACCAGATGCTTCTGCAACAGTCTCCATTCCgaggcgaagacgaggacgagatctACGACGCAATTCTTGCCGATGAGCCTCTGTACCCGATTCACATGCCTCGAGACTCGGTGTCGATCCTTCAGAAGCTGCTTACCCGAGAGCCTGACCAGCGGCTGGGAAGCGGACCGACGGATGCGCAGGAAGTCATGAGCCAGCCTTTCTTCAGAAACATCAATTGGGACGATATATACTACAAGCGTGTGCAGCCGCCGTTCAAGCCGACGATCAAGAACGCGACCGACACGAGCAACTTTGACTCGGAATTTACCAGCGTCACTCCGGTGCTCACGCCCGTCCAATCGG TATTGTCGCAAGCCATGCAGGAAGAATTCCGCGGATTCTCCTACACAGCAGACTTTGAATAG
- a CDS encoding putative mannosyltransferase involved in N-linked and O-linked glycosylation, protein MVGSNARYARYVAIAVFTLAIFYFMTSPDHETIPLQRPPSHPASRPPGSEVPPSHSPADEISPPHRKESDDQVTLQKPSHDDEKDFPLAMSPMDPNWDDDIVGLARGPRMNATFVTLARNSDVWEIARSIRQVEDRFNRRYNYDWVFLNDQPFDDTFKEVTTSLVSGKTHYGQIPQEHWSFPEWIDQERAKKTREDMSARKIIYGDSVSYRHMCRFESGFFFRQPLMMNYDYYWRVEPSIELYCDIHYDPFRVLHENGKKYSFVLSLYEYVETIKTLWDSTKKFMKNHPEYIAADNSMKFLSDDGGETYNRCHFWSNFEVGSLNWLRSKPYIDYFESLDKDGGFFYERWGDAPVHSIAAGLLLNKSEIHFFNDIAYYHVPFTHCPTGEKHRRDLRCHCNPKENFDWKGYSCTSRYFEVNDMEKPDGYKDQTK, encoded by the exons ATGGTTGGAAGTAACGCACGCTATGCGCGTTACGTCGCCATCGCAGTCTTC ACGCTCGCCATCTTCTACTTCATGACCAGCCCCGATCATGAGACGATCCCCCTTCAGCGCCCGCCCTCGCACCCGGCCAGCCGGCCACCAGGGTCCGAAGTGCCCCCGTCTCactcgccggccgacgagatcaGCCCTCCGCACAGAAAGGAGTCGGACGATCAAGTGACGCTTCAGAAGCCGAgtcacgacgacgaaaaggACTTCCCGCTGGCCATGTCCCCGATGGACCCCAACTGGGACGATGATatcgtcggcctcgcgcgCGGCCCTCGCATGAACGCCACCTTCGTGACGCTCGCGCGCAACAGCGATGTCTGGGAAATTGCTCGATCGATCCGCCAGGTCGAGGACCGCTTCAACCGCCGATACAACTACGACTGGGTCTTCCTCAACGACCAGCCGTTCGACGACACCTTCAAAGAGGTGACGACGTCGCTCGTCTCCGGCAAGACGCACTATGGGCAGATTCCGCAGGAGCACTGGTCCTTCCCCGAGTGGATCGACCAAGAGAGGGCCAAGAAGACGCGCGAGGACATGTCGGCGCGAAAGATCATCTACGGCGACTCGGTCAGCTACCGCCACATGTGCCGATTCGAGTCGGGCTTCTTCTTTCGCCAACCACTCATGATGAACTACGATTACTACTGGCGCGTCGAGCCATCCATCGAGCTCTACTGTGACATCCACTACGATCCCTTCCGCGTCCTGCACGAGAACGGCAAGAAGTACAGCTTCGTCCTGAgcctgtacgagtacgtcgaGACCATCAAGACGCTGTGGGACAGCACCAAGAAGTTTATGAAGAACCACCCCGAGTACATTGCGGCCGACAACTCGATGAAGTTTctgagcgacgacggcggcgagacgtaCAACCGGTGCCATTTC TGGTCCAACTTTGAAGTAGGCAGCCTCAACTGGCTTCGCAGCAAGCCTTACATCGACTATTTCGAGTccctcgacaaggacggcggctTCTTCTACGAGCGCTGGGGTGACGCGCCCGTCCATTCCATCGCTGCTGGCCTGCTCCTGAACAAGAGCGAGATTCACTTCTTCAACGACATCGCCTACTATCACGTCCCCTTCACCCACTGCCCGACGGGCGAAAAACATAGACGGGACCTCCGCTGCCACTGCAACCCCAAGGAGAACTTTGACTGGAAGGGCTACTCTT GCACCAGCCGATACTTTGAGGTCAACGACATGGAAAAGCCCGACGGCTACAAGGATCAGACAAAGTAA